From the genome of Triticum aestivum cultivar Chinese Spring chromosome 3B, IWGSC CS RefSeq v2.1, whole genome shotgun sequence, one region includes:
- the LOC123065712 gene encoding E3 ubiquitin-protein ligase RNF185 — MANRVGESSSSSSSASGAGKDSGSFECNICLELAQDPVVTLCGHLFCWPCLYEWLHVHAHFPECPVCKANVEEDRLVPIYGRGKTSAEPRPSSSEGPQIPSRPSGQRRATAPPPDHRDHYPHPNQNPWFPGAGAMAGGRWGNYTFSAAIGGLFPLLNFQVHGFPPAYGPAAGIPYGYGHDFHGWHGHGFPPQAPQGQQVDVYLKMLLVLVGVLVIASLIAF; from the coding sequence ATGGCGAACCGCGTCGGCgagtcgtcgtcctcgtcgtcgagCGCCAGCGGCGCCGGGAAGGACTCGGGCAGCTTCGAGTGCAACATCTGCCTCGAGCTGGCCCAGGACCCCGTGGTGACCCTGTGCGGCCACCTCTTCTGCTGGCCGTGCCTCTACGAGTGGCTCCACGTCCACGCGCACTTCCCCGAGTGCCCCGTTTGCAAGGCCAATGTCGAGGAGGACAGGCTCGTCCCCATCTACGGCCGTGGCAAGACCTCCGCCGAACCGCGGCCGAGCTCGTCTGAGGGGCCGCAGATCCCGAGCAGACCGTCCGGGCAGCGGCGCGCCACTGCTCCGCCGCCTGATCACCGTGACCATTACCCGCACCCGAACCAAAACCCGTGGTTCCCTGGTGcaggcgccatggccggcggtcgGTGGGGGAATTACACATTCTCCGCCGCGATCGGGGGGCTGTTCCCTCTGCTGAACTTCCAGGTGCACGGGTTCCCGCCGGCGTATGGACCCGCTGCCGGGATTCCTTACGGGTACGGGCATGACTTCCATGGGTGGCACGGGCATGGCTTCCCGCCCCAGGCGCCGCAGGGCCAGCAGGTCGATGTCTACTTGAAGATGCTGCTGGTCCTCGTCGGTGTGCTTGTCATCGCTAGCTTAATTGCATTTTAG